One region of Rhodocaloribacter litoris genomic DNA includes:
- a CDS encoding HAD family hydrolase has translation MDPSTRLRALLFDLDGVLVDVSRSYRRAIEETTYHFTGRNILPGTIQRYKNAGGFNDDWKLTHAIISDIGMQVSFSRVVEEFQRRYLGDNWNGFITEETPLIETHTLEALAGTGRVLGIVTGRPEAEATWTINRFGWRRYFPLLVPMEKQEGRGKPDPFPLQFALAMLDAAGRRIQPEESVYIGDSVDDMVAARAAGLWAIGVVPPYLDREAHAAVLYERGAHVVIDDLARLPSLIETFEERVAAGAAARKTA, from the coding sequence ATGGATCCATCCACCCGGCTTCGTGCCCTTTTGTTCGACCTCGACGGGGTGCTCGTCGACGTCTCGCGCTCCTACCGGCGGGCCATCGAGGAAACCACCTACCACTTCACCGGCCGCAACATCCTTCCCGGCACCATCCAGCGATACAAGAACGCCGGCGGGTTCAACGACGACTGGAAACTCACCCACGCGATCATCTCCGACATCGGGATGCAGGTGTCCTTCAGCCGCGTCGTCGAGGAGTTCCAGCGGCGCTATCTGGGGGACAACTGGAACGGATTCATCACCGAGGAAACCCCGCTGATCGAGACGCACACGCTGGAGGCGCTCGCCGGCACGGGCCGTGTCCTCGGCATCGTCACGGGCCGGCCCGAGGCCGAAGCGACGTGGACGATCAACCGCTTCGGGTGGCGACGCTACTTCCCGTTGCTGGTGCCCATGGAAAAGCAGGAGGGCCGGGGCAAACCCGACCCGTTTCCCCTGCAGTTCGCACTGGCCATGCTCGACGCCGCCGGCCGGCGCATCCAGCCCGAAGAGAGCGTCTATATCGGCGACTCGGTCGACGACATGGTGGCGGCCCGGGCTGCCGGCCTCTGGGCCATCGGCGTCGTGCCGCCGTACCTGGACCGGGAGGCCCATGCCGCCGTGCTCTACGAGCGCGGGGCCCACGTCGTCATCGACGACCTCGCCCGGCTCCCTTCGCTCATCGAAACCTTCGAGGAACGCGTCGCCGCCGGGGCGGCCGCCCGGAAGACCGCCTGA